From the uncultured Methanobacterium sp. genome, the window ACCATTTTTTTAGATCTAGTTTTCTTCAGCGTTTTTGGAATGTATGGCCTCCTTGGAATTATTTTTATTCTGACTGGCATATATGGACTGTTAACAAGTTAAGGCTTTTAACTGCTTTAATAGTGGAATATGTTCATGAAAATATTGCAGATAACTTAAGTCCACTATAATTTATTCAGAAATTCATATTATACGTGGTAATGTTGTATGGACTATAATTTCCCATAATTTTGCAACTTTTCCTGGTAACGAAAAAACTCTTAAATAACTAACATCTATATATAAATCTTACAAATAATCTATATATAAATTCAACATTATAAAATCAGTTTTATTTCTTAAATCTATTTATTTAACAAAATAAAGAATTTATCATGCCATTATTCGAAAAAAAGGCGTAAAAATGTGATATATTGAAACTCAACAACATAACTCCTGATCCGATTGTATCTGAAAAAAAGACCTCCACTGGTCTGGAAGAAGTAGGGAAAGAAACCAAAATGGTGGTACTCCAGTCCATTGGTTACCCATTCCTGTGCAACCTGGTGGAAAATCCCAAGATCGAAATATTCGATAATGAACTTTTCGAACTCTATGCTCGGGAACAATGGGTAGGCTCCACAGTAAAAGAAGGATCATTCCTTTTTGACCAGAAATTACTGCCAGATTTTGCTTTCAAGGTAATCAAAGCCCACCCAGATGATTCCAGGATAACTCAAAACACTTCCATACTCCTGATGGAAGTGGAAGAAGTTCGTGAGATTAAAAAAATCGAAAGCAACCTTAAAATGAGTGATGTTATTGGCCAGGAACGGGCCAAGACCAAATGTAAGATTATAACCAAATATCTGAAGGAACCAGAAACCTTCCAGGAATGGGCACCAAAGAATGTATTATTCCATGGTACACCGGGTACTGGTAAGACCATGCTAGCTAAATCATTATCCCATGAACTTCAGGTTCCCCTGTTTCTGGTAAAAGCAACCAGTCTCATAGGAGAACATGTAGGTGATGGAGCACGCCAGATACACGACCTTTTCGATGCCGCATCAGCCTGTGGGCCTGCAGTTATTTTCATCGATGAAATAGATGCCATTGGTCTGGACCGTAAATACCAGTCCCTGAGGGGAGATGTTTCTGAGGTGGTCAATGCACTGTTAACAGAATTGGATGGTATCAACCCTAACTTGGGTGTGGTTACTATTGGGGCCACTAACAATCCTCAATTATTGGATTATGCTCTAAGAAGCAGGTTTGAAGAGGAAATAGAATTCACGCTCCCTGATGAGGATGAAAGAAGGGAGATCCTGGAAATGTACATAAAATCCATGCCTTTACCAGTTGACACTGACTCAAAGAAACTGGCCAGCCTATCCAAGGGCATGTCTGGCCGAGATATTAAGGACCGGCTGCTCAAAGTGGCACTACACAAGGCAATATCTGAAGATCAGGATCGTGTAACTTGGGATAACTTCCAGTACGCACTTAAACATCATGAAAAAGAGAAAAATGAACCTAAAAATATGTTTGCATAATTCTCTTTTTTGATACTTTTTTTGATAAAAAGTTAATTTAAATATTAATTAATTCACTTATTTTGGGGTTATTCCGTACCTTAGGTTATTATTTATATAAGTATTTCTATTTTTATTAAGTAGTAACTTAATAGTAAAAGTACAGATATCAAACAATAAACAAGTATTAGCAAGATAGGTATTCTTGATATGTTATTATAATTCATTAATTTGTCAATGATTATGGGGGAATGGGGGAGAGAAAATGTCTAAAAGGTCTGTGTCTTTTTTAAAAGAAATTTTAATTGCCTTACCAATTGTTATAATTGTTGCTATTATAGCATCTCAACTTGTTGTAGTCCCAACAGAGAGTATGAAACCCACTATAAATGAGGGGGACATGGTTTTGGTTGCAAAAACCGATGTTTTAGGGCTATTCACTGAGTTAAATCCTGAAGATGTGAAGGTAGGGGACATTATAATTTATGAAGAAGAATCTTCAGGTGAAAGTAGTGGGGGGTATAATGAAGAGTCTGCCATCATCCATAGGGTGGTTGAAGTAAAAGAAGTTGGAGGAAAGAAATATTTCGTCTTGAAGGGGGATAATAACAACGCAACAGATGATGAAGATGTATCTGTAGATCAGGTCAAAGGTCGCACTGTTATGTGGGGTAATAATCCCATCACAATTCCTCAAGTTGGATGGGTCATTTTATGGTTTAAAGGAACTGGAAACGAAACCGAAAGTGGTAATACCACTGGAAATACATCTTAAGCCTCACAGGAGAGTGAATCTTCTTCTAATTAAAATAAAATTAATTAGTCATTGGGAGGTTTTTTAATGGATAAAAAAATCATTGAAAACGCGATTTTCATAATTGTGGGTGTTGCAATTCTGCTGGTGGTGGAATTACAGTTAATACAATTCAGCGAAATAATAATGATAATATTGGGGTTAATTGGATTTTTAGCACTGGTAAATGGTGCTTTTGGTCTTTACAATGCCCTTAGGCACAAGAAATGAAAATTGAAATCACTAATTTCATTTTTTTAATGTACCACCATTACAGGTTTGGTTGAGTTTCTAACCACTTTTTCTGCAACACTACCTATTAAAAACCGATCAATTCCGTGTTTTCCTGATGTTCCCATTATAATCAGGTCCACAGATTCTTCATCAGCCACATCAAGTATTTTATCTGCAGCAGAACCTTCTTCCACCCGTGGCACGATTTTTACATTTAAATCATTATTTCGGGACATCTGGATGATTTCAGTGATGGCTTGATCCCCTTCGTCCTTTAACATGTTTTTCATCTCATATTTAAGATCTCTGGCCCTAATATTGGAAAAAGAAGAAGTTTCGACTATGTGTAAGACTATTATTTCGCCCTGACTTTTATTTGAAAGCCAAAGTGAGTGTTTTGCTGCTTTTAACGCATGTTTTGAACCGTCAGTTGGTATAAGTATTTTTTTATACATACTAACCCCCCTCTTTTCAGATAATATTAATATAGAGAATTTCTATTTTCTTTGTTTTTTGTATAGGCTTTTTGTGGTTTGGTGTTTATTTGTCTCTTTTTTATTGTTTTTTATCCTTGTTTTTTTAGTTAATTGATCTATAGCGTTCGCAGTCTGATTTAAGTTGTAGTATCATGAGAAGATGTTTTTGGTGTGTGTTCTGAGTGTGGTGGTGACTAGTTGGTGTCCTGACTTGAATATGTTCTTAATCATAAGGGCGTTCTCCTGGTGCTCTTTTGCTGGTGATTCTTTTGTTGCGTTTTTTTTGTTTTGTTGTGATGGATTGTCCGCGTAATCCAAAGCTCCGAAGTAACGGTCTCGGTAAACTACTTTCCCGACTGAGGTCTATTTGATTGTCATGAATCTCAGCAGTTGTGGTTTCAAGTCTACGTATCAATCCATAATCTATATCAGTTAATGTATGTAGTTTATGGCCGTAATATGATTTTCCATGTTTTTTGGTCCATTCGCCGTCTTTGTTACGTCTGGTTTTAACTGCAGGTCCGCGTGGTTCATTTATTCTTTGGTGGCCAGGATCTGCTGTTATGAAAGTGGCGTCCTGAATAACGCCTTCTTTAACCTTTAATCCCTTGCTATCTATTTGTCTTTGCAGTTCTTCCCATATTCTTTCGTCTTTACCAGTATCTATTAACCGTTCTCTGAAAGCCCAGACCGTGGAACGGTCTGGGATCCTTTCAGGGAATCCTAAAAACTTATGAAACGAAATACGATCATTAGCCTGTCTTTCAAGCTCGGGATCCGATAAACCATACCACGCTTGCAGAACCAACATCTTAACCATAACTATTTCATCATTATTAGGCCTACCACCCTTTTCCGTATGATTATCATACATTTCCCTAACAATAGGCCTGAAAACCTCCCAATCAATAAGTGGATCAATCTCAGCCAACTTATCACCCAATTCATGAACACGCGCATACTGCTTATTCATGAAATAATGCTCAAACGACTTCATAACACTCCTATTAGCCTAATAAGATATAAACCTATCATAAATCATATATAAACATACCAAACAACGAAAAACACAAACCAACAAACATAAAAATTAAAAAATCAAAACGGTTTATAGAAATTCTCTATATTTATAATAAAAAAACAATTTAATTAATCTTTTCTAATATCTCAGATAAAATGGAAATAAAGTAAATAAACCTTGAAGCGATTAATCAGTTTATCATAAATTTATTTGAGTTACTTACAATTCTTTAACTAGGTTTTACAATACACAGTTATGGTGCCGATGATGGAATTTAAAGCAATGTTAACCGATGCAATGAGATACTCTGTTTCAAAATGGTACAATATTTTAATACTGGGCTTGATT encodes:
- a CDS encoding AAA family ATPase, with translation MKLNNITPDPIVSEKKTSTGLEEVGKETKMVVLQSIGYPFLCNLVENPKIEIFDNELFELYAREQWVGSTVKEGSFLFDQKLLPDFAFKVIKAHPDDSRITQNTSILLMEVEEVREIKKIESNLKMSDVIGQERAKTKCKIITKYLKEPETFQEWAPKNVLFHGTPGTGKTMLAKSLSHELQVPLFLVKATSLIGEHVGDGARQIHDLFDAASACGPAVIFIDEIDAIGLDRKYQSLRGDVSEVVNALLTELDGINPNLGVVTIGATNNPQLLDYALRSRFEEEIEFTLPDEDERREILEMYIKSMPLPVDTDSKKLASLSKGMSGRDIKDRLLKVALHKAISEDQDRVTWDNFQYALKHHEKEKNEPKNMFA
- a CDS encoding signal peptidase I, with protein sequence MSKRSVSFLKEILIALPIVIIVAIIASQLVVVPTESMKPTINEGDMVLVAKTDVLGLFTELNPEDVKVGDIIIYEEESSGESSGGYNEESAIIHRVVEVKEVGGKKYFVLKGDNNNATDDEDVSVDQVKGRTVMWGNNPITIPQVGWVILWFKGTGNETESGNTTGNTS
- a CDS encoding universal stress protein; its protein translation is MYKKILIPTDGSKHALKAAKHSLWLSNKSQGEIIVLHIVETSSFSNIRARDLKYEMKNMLKDEGDQAITEIIQMSRNNDLNVKIVPRVEEGSAADKILDVADEESVDLIIMGTSGKHGIDRFLIGSVAEKVVRNSTKPVMVVH